Genomic DNA from Selenomonas sp. oral taxon 126:
CAGAAAGAGCCCGAGCGTATAACCGAACGCCCCGATGAAGAGCCGCCCATGCCGTCCGAGGTACGGGAGGAACGCAAAGAGCATTCCATCGCGTGCGAGACCGAAGCGGCTCGTCACATAGAGGAAGAAGAAGAGGACAAGCACACCCATCCCGACATCCATCGCGAGCAGCGCCGCCGCAGCGGGCGGAAGCAGGGCCATATACAGAAAGACGAATGCCAGCGCGAGGCTGATGAGTACGCCCGCGAGATAGCCGAGAATGAGATATTTGAACTTCTTCACCGCCGTAAGGTAGACGCTGCCCACCCAGACGAGGAGCAGCAGAGAGAAGAAGAGATGTGCGAGCAGTTTCAGCTCGAATGCGAGAGGTTTGCCCCAGAAGAAAAGCACGGAGGCGATCGTCCCGAGCACGAGCAGAATCGCGCTCATGCCGAACATCGACGGTGTCACATCACGGTAGTGCTGCACCGTGATACAGTCCGCAAGATAGCGCGTCAGAACGATGGTAAAGCCGCAGGAGAGCAGCTGCGAAAAGACGAAGGAATAGACCACCGCCCCCAGAAAGACTGCCGACTCATCCAGACCCGCATCGTAGATCTGAAAGAGCATCTGAATCGCGAGCACCATACTCGTGAGAAGGGCGAACGGCCCCGTCGTCACGATTGCAGAGTAGGAATACGCCTTGATGTGTCCCGCCGCCGTGCGTGCACGGAACAGCCGCTTCAGCTCAAATCCGACGCCCGCCATGAGCCGCCTCCTTTCCCTCTATTTCATATGCGTTCCGATAGGCGTCAATGAACTGCTCGTAGGTATAGTACGCCTTCGTCCGCGCAAAACCGACCTCCGCCATCCCCCGCCGCAGCTCGTAGCTGCGTGCAAGACGCAGAATCTCGTGCGCCATCGCCTCGTAGTCCATCGGAGCGACCACCGCGCCCGCCGTCCCCAGATCGTCGTTGCTGTCCCCATAGATCAGCTCGCGGCAGCAGCCCACATCCGTCGTCACATAGGGGCGGTGCGCAGAGAATCCCTCGAGCACGGCGAGTGGCTGCCCCTCACTGATGCTTGAGAGCACGAGAATATCCATCTTCGGCAGGTATTCCGCCACGGGGATCGAGCCGGTGAAGATCACATCCTCCACCCCGAGCATCCGCACCGTCCGATGGCAGACCGCCACGTAGTCGGGATCCTCTTCGAGCCCCCCCATAACATAGAGCTGCGCGTCCGTCAGTTCACGCTTTACGACGGCAAACGCGCGCAGGAGCGTGAGGATGTCCTTGATCGGCACAACGCGCACGACCGCACCGATCGTGATCGCCCCGCCGTGATCCACGAGCGGCGGGATGTGGGTAAACCGCTCCATATGCACGCCGTTCGGTACGATGTGGATCTTCTCGGGCGCACAACCGAGATCGGCGGCGATCTGCCCGTTGTGCTCGAACAGCGTGTAGAGATGATCCGCCGTATTGTACGAGAGCTTTGCCAAATAGTAGAAATAGCGAATCCAGACACCCTTGAAATCCGGCTTTGCCCAGTCGCTCTTGATGATCTCCGCCTCGCGCTCACGCGAATAGATCCCGTGCTCGGTAATCATATACGGCTTGTTGTAGATCGTCGCCGCCATCGCACCGATCACACCGCAGTAGCCCGTTGCGACACTGTGGTACACATCCGCCTCGGGCAGTTTCTGTTGGAGCAGATAAAAGAGCGGCAGGAGCATGGAACGCATCGTCCAGAAAAAATCCGTGAACGGCAGGTTGTTGTACTCCTCACGATAGACGCGGACAATGATGTCGAAGAAATCACTCGACATGAATACTGCGAGCGGCGATTTCCAGCGTCCGTAGTGAAAAATCTCTGCGAGGCGTTTCAACGGCACTTCCCGCTTCCCGCTCACAAACTCGTAGAGCGTCTGCTGCTCCTCCCCCGTGAGGATGTTCTCCATCATCTCCGATCCGCGCAGGGAGAGAATTTCATCCAAAAAGGACTCCTCGACCCCGATACAGTTCTCGGGCAGCTTGTACTTGAATTTACCGCGATCCTTCGCCTCCGCCCCGACGGAGTAGATGACAAACTCATGCTCCGGCAGCCCCGTCATGAGCATCTGAACCCACGAGGACACCCCGCCCACGACGTAGGGATAGCACCCCTCCGCGAGGAGACAAATCCGCATTACTCTGCCTCCTTCCAGTAGATATGCGCCTCCGTGGCACTCGTGCGGATGAGATAGACGCCGTCATCCGCAACCTCCGCCGTGCAGTCCTCGGTACGGTCGATCTCATGCGCCGTCCGCAGGAGGAAGCGCAGCTCACCGCTGCAGCCCCATGTATAGAGGGTCATCCCCTCATCCGTCCGCCGCACGCGGTAGTCCATATCGAAGTAGTCCGAGTAGTACGGAATACTCTCCGAGGCGGTTGTCGCCGTCAGCCACGGGAAGCGCCTGTTCACATCGTGCATGAAGTTTTTCAGTCCGTTTTCCATCTCCGCCCAACTGCTGTCCTTGCTCTCCTCGTAGAAAATTTCATCGGGATGGACAAAGTGCGCAAACGTACCATTATAGTTCAGTACGCCGATTTCCTGCCAATACATCAGACCGCTTGCGGCGTGTCCCGAGCTGATACGCGGGATCTCGTAGACACCGTTCGGCTGACGCTCGAACTCCTGATAGTACGCCTTTTTATCCGCAGGACCGTCAAAGAGCGAGGCGAA
This window encodes:
- the pelG gene encoding exopolysaccharide Pel transporter PelG, yielding MAGVGFELKRLFRARTAAGHIKAYSYSAIVTTGPFALLTSMVLAIQMLFQIYDAGLDESAVFLGAVVYSFVFSQLLSCGFTIVLTRYLADCITVQHYRDVTPSMFGMSAILLVLGTIASVLFFWGKPLAFELKLLAHLFFSLLLLVWVGSVYLTAVKKFKYLILGYLAGVLISLALAFVFLYMALLPPAAAALLAMDVGMGVLVLFFFLYVTSRFGLARDGMLFAFLPYLGRHGRLFIGAFGYTLGLFLPNIIIWQGPWGVLIHDTFLYAPRYDVVVFYALLSILPLTTMFVVKVETHFYERYAHYFTAITHGGNLHMIEDARKDLLYVMWFELRQAFEFQFVFTLVFLAFGNYVLSFAGLDYNAVNMFNVMLFAGFFAGALQVFMIMLEYFDFQSGVWRIGAIAAAANLVFGVVSLYLGEKSYGFGFFLATALALAYGVWALMRFGRGINYYVFCAQPVFYQANAGIFYTIANWLYGEELPDLERMEKA
- the pelF gene encoding GT4 family glycosyltransferase PelF, yielding MRICLLAEGCYPYVVGGVSSWVQMLMTGLPEHEFVIYSVGAEAKDRGKFKYKLPENCIGVEESFLDEILSLRGSEMMENILTGEEQQTLYEFVSGKREVPLKRLAEIFHYGRWKSPLAVFMSSDFFDIIVRVYREEYNNLPFTDFFWTMRSMLLPLFYLLQQKLPEADVYHSVATGYCGVIGAMAATIYNKPYMITEHGIYSREREAEIIKSDWAKPDFKGVWIRYFYYLAKLSYNTADHLYTLFEHNGQIAADLGCAPEKIHIVPNGVHMERFTHIPPLVDHGGAITIGAVVRVVPIKDILTLLRAFAVVKRELTDAQLYVMGGLEEDPDYVAVCHRTVRMLGVEDVIFTGSIPVAEYLPKMDILVLSSISEGQPLAVLEGFSAHRPYVTTDVGCCRELIYGDSNDDLGTAGAVVAPMDYEAMAHEILRLARSYELRRGMAEVGFARTKAYYTYEQFIDAYRNAYEIEGKEAAHGGRRI